In Gossypium arboreum isolate Shixiya-1 chromosome 5, ASM2569848v2, whole genome shotgun sequence, a single genomic region encodes these proteins:
- the LOC108450741 gene encoding uncharacterized protein LOC108450741: MGSSSGNTLKSLSNRCLLRLSSDTHSLFHGKTFNEASLTTQRRGFYSFSSPNKLASCKGSHPLRSFSTSSSSSKVGFLGWYLAKLESNPIITKSVTTSLIFAAADFTSQMITSASSYDSIRTLRMAGYGLLLLGPSQHLWFNLLSKALPKRDMLTTFKKMFLGQAVFGPLVTTVFFSYNAALQGENAEEIAARLKRDLLPTLISGAMFWPTCDFVTYKFVPVHLQPLMNSSCSYIWTIYLTYMASLNKVSIE, translated from the exons ATGGGGAGCAGCAGCGGCAACACTCTCAAAAGCTTAAGCAACCGCTGCCTCCTTCGACTCTCTTCCGATACCCATTCGCTCTTCCATGGAAAAACCTTCAACGAAGCTTCTCTCACGACCCAAAGGCGGGGATTTTACTCTTTCTCCTCCCCTAATAAACTTGCAAGTTGCAAAGGGTCTCATCCACTGCGTTCTTTTTCAACCTCCTCATCGTCGTCAAAGGTTGGGTTTTTGGGATGGTATTTAGCGAAGCTCGAATCCAATCCTATTATTACAAAATCTGTCACAACTTCCCTTATCTTTGCCGCTGCTGATTTTACTTCACAG ATGATCACATCAGCTTCTAGTTATGACTCGATTCGGACATTACGGATGGCTGGATATGGATTGCTTCTCTTGGGGCCATCACAGCATCTTTGGTTTAACTTATTGTCAAAAGCTTTGCCTAAACGAGATATGCTGACTACCTTCAAGAAAATGTTTCTGGGGCAGGCTGTCTTTGGACCTTTGGTCACTACCGTTTTCTTCTCCTACAATGCAGCTTTACAAG GTGAAAATGCTGAAGAGATTGCAGCTAGACTGAAGCGTGACCTCCTCCCGACATTGATAAGCGGTGCTATGTTCTGGCCAACGTGTGATTTTGTTACGTACAAGTTTGTACCTGTTCATCTCCAG CCTCTAATGAACAGTTCTTGTTCCTACATATGGACAATCTATTTGACGTACATGGCAAGCTTAAACAAAGTGAGCATCGAGTAG
- the LOC108452366 gene encoding uncharacterized protein At2g23090-like, whose amino-acid sequence MGGGNGQKSRMAREKHVEKYKAAKGSQLESNKKAMTIQCKVCMQTFICTTSEVKCREHAESKHPKSDIYTCFPHLKK is encoded by the exons ATGGGAGGAGGCAATGGCCAGAAATCAAGGATGGCTCGTGAGAAACACGTGGAGAAGTACAAGGCCGCTAAGG GTAGTCAGCTGGAATCAAATAAGAAAGCCATGACGATCCAG TGCAAGGTTTGCATGCAGACATTCATATGCACCACATCAGAGGTGAAGTGCAGAGAACATGCTGAATCAAAGCACCCAAAATCTGACATCTATACTTGTTTCCCTCACCTTAAGAAATGA
- the LOC108450807 gene encoding uncharacterized protein LOC108450807 translates to MERSSAISWGCVWFCLCLWFCASCVVEAKREGTFSSDVSRRMIDMGLRHSPAEAFGHPVTADSGYGECPGGGVGNKGCAGNGGGGGGFGRGGGIGNGGLGGGFGRGGGIGNGGTGGYGGAGGVGNGGFGGGMGQGGGYGPGRGFGGGGGGGGDGGGYGYGNVGGGGGGGWARNGDGKGYGGGWGYGSPGGGKGGRYGSSASTSQKDHPR, encoded by the coding sequence ATGGAAAGAAGTAGTGCTATATCTTGGGGATGCGTTTGGTTTTGTTTGTGTTTGTGGTTTTGTGCAAGTTGTGTCGTTGAAGCTAAGCGGGAAGGGACGTTTTCGAGTGATGTGAGTCGTAGGATGATAGACATGGGATTAAGACACAGTCCTGCTGAAGCCTTCGGCCATCCAGTGACTGCAGATAGTGGTTATGGAGAATGCCCTGGTGGTGGTGTAGGCAATAAGGGATGTGCAGGCaacggtggtggtggtggtggttttGGCAGGGGGGGAGGTATAGGCAATGGTGGTCTTGGTGGAGGTTTCGGCAGAGGGGGAGGCATAGGCAATGGTGGAACCGGGGGTTATGGCGGTGCGGGAGGTGTAGGAAATGGTGGCTTTGGTGGTGGTATGGGCCAAGGTGGTGGTTATGGCCCAGGGCGTGGGTTTGGGGGTGGAGGTGGAGGTGGAGGGGACGGTGGTGGCTACGGGTATGGCAATGTAGGCGGTGGAGGAGGAGGAGGCTGGGCAAGAAACGGTGATGGAAAGGGGTATGGCGGTGGGTGGGGATATGGTTCCCCAGGTGGAGGAAAAGGTGGCAGATATGGTTCTTCTGCTTCTACGTCTCAAAAGGACCATCCACGGTAA
- the LOC108450641 gene encoding uncharacterized protein LOC108450641: MKVPGIWVFFFVIGTALFVFAFSSSSIPGMEFLQHVDGSSMSETSRKLKGSGYSPSNEKKSNVDVDDYDPIDPVPSSKASIKPGPIEHGSPLIPYIPKPSPPDHPKIGGST, translated from the exons ATGAAGGTTCCTGGGATTTGGGTTTTCTTCTTTGTGATCGGGACAGCTTTGTTCGTCTTTGCGTTCAGCAGCTCCTCCATTCCCG GTATGGAGTTTTTGCAGCATGTTGATGGTTCGAGTATGAGTGAAACAAGTAGAAAGCTGAAG GGGAGTGGATACAGTCCAAGCAATGAAAAGAAGAGCAATGTGGATGTGGATGATTACGATCCTATTGATCCAGTTCCAAGCTCCAAAGCATCCATAAAACCTGGTCCTATTGAGCATGGTAGTCCTCTTATTCCGTACATCCCAAAACCCTCACCTCCAGATCATCCCAAAATTGGTGGTTCCACTTAG